One genomic window of Haloferax mediterranei ATCC 33500 includes the following:
- a CDS encoding 30S ribosomal protein S9 has product MVTNTSGKKKTAIARATVREGEGRVRINSQPVELVEPEMARLKMLEPFRIAGEDLRSQVDIDVSVNGGGVAGQADAVRTALARGLVQYLNDAELRDAYMEFDRSLLVNDVRQSEPKKWGGPGARARYQKSYR; this is encoded by the coding sequence ATGGTAACGAACACGTCCGGTAAAAAGAAGACTGCAATCGCTCGCGCCACCGTGCGCGAGGGTGAAGGTCGAGTCCGTATCAACTCCCAGCCGGTCGAGCTGGTCGAGCCGGAGATGGCCCGTCTGAAGATGCTGGAACCCTTCCGCATTGCAGGCGAGGACCTCCGCTCGCAGGTCGACATCGACGTGAGCGTCAACGGCGGCGGCGTGGCCGGTCAGGCCGACGCAGTCCGCACCGCGCTCGCTCGTGGCCTGGTGCAGTACCTGAACGACGCGGAGCTTCGCGACGCGTACATGGAGTTCGACCGTTCGCTGCTGGTCAACGACGTTCGTCAGTCCGAACCCAAGAAGTGGGGCGGACCAGGCGCACGCGCTCGTTACCAGAAATCCTACCGCTGA
- a CDS encoding DNA-directed RNA polymerase subunit N, which yields MMIPVRCFTCGTVIGEHWDEFKARARDGDEDPADVLDDLGVTRACCRRMMVSHKDLVDVVSPYQ from the coding sequence ATGATGATTCCCGTCCGGTGTTTCACCTGCGGCACAGTGATTGGCGAACACTGGGACGAATTCAAGGCCCGTGCTCGCGACGGTGACGAGGACCCCGCAGATGTCCTCGACGACCTCGGTGTCACCCGTGCCTGCTGCCGGCGGATGATGGTGTCGCACAAGGACCTCGTGGACGTCGTGTCACCCTATCAATGA
- a CDS encoding DNA-directed RNA polymerase subunit K translates to MIQRYNRYEKARILGARALQVSYGAPVLVETEQTEPILIAAEEYDAGVLPFTVKREGK, encoded by the coding sequence ATGATACAACGGTACAACCGATACGAGAAAGCCCGCATCCTCGGCGCGCGAGCGCTGCAGGTCTCCTACGGCGCACCTGTGCTCGTGGAGACTGAGCAGACCGAACCTATACTAATCGCCGCTGAGGAGTACGACGCAGGTGTACTTCCGTTCACCGTAAAACGAGAGGGCAAGTGA
- the eno gene encoding phosphopyruvate hydratase, with translation MTRITSVSLRRVLDSRGNPTVEADVLTESGGFGRAAAPSGASTGEYEAIELPPTEAIAAARRHAVPRLVGEVHAGNQREVDAALRAADGSENFSEIGANSAVAISMAAAKAGADVLGAPLYQHLGGAFRGDNFPTPLGNVIGGGEHAKEATNIQEFLAAPVGAPSVSEAVFANAKVHARASEILDERDVPAAKGDEGAWAPAVSDADAFEIMAEAVSDVEDELGFEIRFGLDIAASEMFEDGVYHYGDETKTTDEQIDYVAEMVDEYDLVYVEDPLDENDYEGFAELTDRVGDRTLICGDDLFVTNVDRLQDGIDVGAANSILIKPNQIGTLTDAFDAVELAARNGMDAVISHRSGETEDTTIAHLAVATDAPFIKTGTVQGERTAKLNELIRIADDAV, from the coding sequence ATGACTCGAATCACATCCGTATCTCTGCGCCGCGTGCTCGACTCCCGTGGAAACCCGACGGTCGAAGCCGACGTTCTCACCGAATCCGGTGGGTTCGGTCGTGCTGCGGCCCCCAGTGGTGCATCTACCGGCGAGTACGAGGCAATCGAACTGCCGCCGACCGAAGCCATCGCTGCTGCACGCCGACACGCTGTTCCCCGACTCGTGGGCGAAGTCCACGCGGGCAACCAGCGTGAGGTCGATGCCGCACTGCGCGCTGCCGACGGTTCCGAGAACTTCTCGGAAATCGGCGCAAACAGTGCTGTCGCAATCTCGATGGCGGCCGCAAAGGCCGGTGCCGACGTGCTCGGTGCACCTCTGTACCAGCACCTCGGCGGTGCGTTCCGCGGCGACAACTTCCCGACGCCGCTCGGGAACGTCATCGGTGGCGGTGAACACGCCAAGGAAGCGACGAACATCCAGGAGTTCCTCGCCGCACCGGTCGGTGCGCCGAGCGTCTCCGAGGCCGTCTTCGCCAACGCGAAGGTCCACGCCCGCGCATCCGAGATTCTCGATGAGCGCGACGTGCCCGCCGCAAAGGGCGACGAGGGTGCATGGGCACCCGCCGTTTCCGACGCCGACGCGTTCGAGATTATGGCTGAAGCCGTCTCCGATGTCGAGGACGAACTCGGCTTCGAGATTCGCTTCGGACTCGACATCGCGGCGTCCGAAATGTTCGAAGATGGCGTCTACCACTACGGTGACGAGACGAAAACGACCGACGAGCAGATCGACTACGTCGCCGAGATGGTTGACGAGTACGACCTCGTCTACGTCGAAGACCCCCTCGACGAGAACGACTACGAGGGATTCGCGGAACTCACAGACCGTGTGGGCGACCGCACGCTCATCTGTGGTGACGACCTGTTCGTCACCAACGTCGACCGCCTGCAGGACGGCATCGACGTGGGCGCCGCGAACTCCATTCTCATCAAGCCGAACCAGATCGGGACGCTGACCGACGCATTCGATGCCGTCGAACTGGCGGCCCGAAACGGGATGGACGCCGTCATCTCTCACCGCTCCGGTGAGACGGAAGATACGACCATCGCACACCTCGCCGTCGCCACCGACGCGCCGTTCATCAAGACTGGCACGGTGCAAGGCGAGCGAACCGCCAAACTGAACGAACTCATCCGCATCGCGGACGACGCAGTATGA
- the rpsB gene encoding 30S ribosomal protein S2, giving the protein MSDNENDAVEVADEEPETETEAVAETGTDEAATEDETVETAEAADEAAEAEETEEPEPAFDEDVMPDEDADLLIPVEDYLAAGVHIGTQQKTNDMVRFIHRVRDDGLYVLDVSQTDSRIRTAADFLANYSPEQILVTSSRQYGRFPAEKFADAVGARARTGRFIPGTLTNPDYAGYIEPDVVVVTDPIGDAQAVKEAITVGIPVIAMCDSNNQTSNVDLVVPTNNKGRRALSVVYWLLANETLDRRGSDTVYALEDFEAEL; this is encoded by the coding sequence ATGAGCGACAACGAAAACGACGCGGTGGAGGTCGCCGACGAGGAACCCGAGACGGAGACCGAAGCGGTCGCCGAGACGGGCACCGACGAGGCCGCCACCGAAGACGAGACAGTAGAGACCGCCGAGGCGGCCGACGAGGCTGCCGAGGCAGAAGAAACGGAAGAGCCGGAACCGGCCTTCGACGAGGACGTTATGCCCGACGAAGACGCCGACCTGCTCATCCCGGTTGAAGACTATCTGGCTGCCGGTGTCCACATCGGTACCCAGCAGAAGACCAACGACATGGTGCGTTTCATCCACCGTGTCCGCGACGACGGGCTATACGTGCTCGACGTCAGCCAGACGGACTCGCGAATCCGCACCGCTGCGGACTTCCTCGCGAACTACAGTCCGGAGCAGATTCTGGTTACGTCCTCCCGTCAGTACGGTCGTTTCCCGGCCGAGAAGTTCGCAGACGCCGTCGGCGCTCGTGCCCGCACGGGACGCTTTATCCCCGGCACGCTGACGAACCCGGACTACGCCGGCTACATCGAACCCGACGTGGTCGTCGTCACCGACCCGATTGGTGACGCGCAGGCCGTCAAAGAGGCAATCACGGTCGGCATCCCGGTTATCGCGATGTGCGACTCCAACAACCAGACGTCGAACGTCGACCTCGTCGTCCCGACGAACAACAAGGGTCGTCGTGCGCTGTCGGTCGTCTACTGGCTCCTCGCCAACGAGACGCTCGACCGCCGCGGCTCTGACACCGTCTACGCCCTCGAAGACTTCGAGGCCGAGCTGTAA
- a CDS encoding MBL fold metallo-hydrolase yields MGTLLHQITVEELAAELDTGSSVTVIDTRPPESFDAWHIEGAVNVPFHPIEGLGSDWDWEQVAALAADGPVVAICGKGLSSTSFGFELSERGYDDVTVVKGGMEDWSKLYEIVELDTGDDDLFVAQIQRRAKGCLGYVVGSRSAREAVVVDATRQYHEFELVAADAGMTISGVLDTHVHADHISGGHELADRLGVPYYLGAHATDRDVQYDFTPLEDGESVTVGEYDIEATYAPGHTSDMTNYLVDGRFLLTGDTLFVESVGRTELQFGDEKAATGAELLYDTLHGTVLSLPDETRILPGHVSVSTDGTYGVAAPGELVSTTLGELRDELDMLEMDKETFVHRVADNTPEKPPNYERVIAINTGRETVGDEEEATELELGPNNCAA; encoded by the coding sequence ATGGGAACGCTCCTCCACCAGATCACCGTCGAAGAACTCGCAGCGGAGTTGGACACCGGTTCGTCCGTCACCGTAATCGATACGCGTCCGCCCGAGAGTTTCGACGCGTGGCATATCGAGGGTGCCGTGAATGTTCCGTTCCACCCAATCGAGGGGCTCGGCAGTGACTGGGATTGGGAGCAAGTCGCCGCGCTCGCCGCCGACGGACCAGTCGTCGCCATCTGCGGGAAGGGATTGTCGTCTACCTCGTTCGGATTCGAACTTTCCGAGCGGGGCTACGATGACGTAACCGTGGTCAAAGGCGGCATGGAAGACTGGAGCAAACTGTACGAGATAGTCGAACTCGACACCGGCGACGACGACCTGTTCGTCGCACAGATTCAGCGCCGGGCGAAGGGATGTCTCGGCTACGTCGTCGGGTCTCGTTCGGCACGTGAAGCAGTCGTCGTGGACGCAACGCGACAGTACCACGAGTTCGAACTCGTCGCCGCCGATGCGGGTATGACGATTTCTGGCGTCCTCGATACCCACGTTCACGCCGACCACATCTCGGGTGGGCACGAACTGGCCGACCGATTGGGCGTCCCGTACTATCTCGGCGCGCACGCGACGGACCGCGACGTTCAGTACGACTTTACCCCACTCGAAGACGGGGAGTCCGTGACGGTTGGTGAGTACGACATCGAGGCGACGTACGCCCCTGGGCACACCTCGGATATGACCAACTATCTCGTCGACGGACGGTTCCTCCTGACTGGTGACACGCTGTTCGTCGAGTCCGTCGGGAGAACGGAACTCCAGTTCGGCGACGAGAAGGCAGCGACCGGCGCGGAACTCCTTTACGACACGCTTCACGGAACAGTTCTCTCGCTTCCGGACGAGACGCGAATTCTCCCCGGACACGTCTCCGTCAGCACCGACGGGACCTACGGCGTCGCCGCGCCGGGCGAGCTCGTGAGCACGACACTCGGTGAACTCCGCGACGAACTCGACATGCTGGAGATGGACAAAGAGACGTTCGTTCATCGCGTTGCCGACAACACGCCGGAGAAACCGCCGAACTACGAGCGCGTTATCGCCATCAATACCGGCCGCGAGACAGTCGGCGACGAAGAAGAGGCGACGGAACTCGAACTGGGACCGAACAACTGCGCCGCCTGA
- a CDS encoding VOC family protein, which yields MDRTIDHVAFGGIELYELRAAANEVGLTPTYGGEHSSGTTHMAVVPFPDGSYLELIAPTLGTDAEDAGFWPTHLAAGAGPTAWCIEASDITASAKAAIDAGVPVDGPHEAARERPDGRLVEWDMCFEGTDQRLPFTIRDRTPRGYRVPKAAQNTSVRGLQTVVVATRDREATADLFARRHRYPSPVDINGPFSNFAALPGTPVALCEPNGGALTNRLDEVGEGPCAFLVGVTDLDRTRQVLSLGAEIRYSDRRMAWFDHELFDGRLGVVELP from the coding sequence ATGGACCGAACCATCGACCACGTCGCGTTCGGTGGTATCGAACTGTACGAACTCCGTGCCGCCGCGAACGAGGTTGGGCTGACGCCGACCTACGGCGGCGAACACAGCAGTGGAACGACTCACATGGCCGTCGTTCCGTTCCCCGACGGGTCGTATCTCGAACTCATCGCGCCGACACTCGGAACCGACGCCGAAGACGCCGGTTTCTGGCCGACCCACCTCGCAGCCGGGGCCGGGCCGACCGCGTGGTGCATCGAAGCCTCCGATATCACCGCTAGTGCCAAGGCTGCCATCGACGCCGGTGTGCCAGTCGACGGACCACACGAAGCAGCCAGAGAGCGTCCAGACGGGCGGCTCGTCGAGTGGGACATGTGCTTCGAAGGAACAGACCAGCGGCTTCCCTTTACCATCCGAGACCGGACGCCTCGCGGCTACCGCGTCCCAAAGGCGGCACAGAACACGTCAGTTCGTGGACTACAGACTGTCGTCGTCGCCACCCGCGACCGCGAGGCGACCGCCGACCTATTCGCTCGTCGGCACCGCTATCCGTCTCCGGTCGACATCAACGGTCCGTTTTCGAACTTCGCCGCCCTGCCGGGGACGCCCGTCGCCTTGTGTGAACCCAATGGCGGCGCGCTTACGAACAGACTCGACGAGGTTGGCGAAGGACCCTGTGCGTTCCTCGTCGGCGTTACCGACCTCGATAGGACACGACAGGTGCTTTCGCTCGGTGCCGAAATTCGATACAGCGACCGCCGGATGGCGTGGTTCGACCACGAGTTGTTCGACGGTCGGTTGGGCGTCGTCGAACTCCCGTGA
- a CDS encoding zinc-dependent metalloprotease produces MNLLRSVRAVADASATGSGTIDWDAVAEAAKAATDPGPLNLSAAERAGYAADVRDARDRLRVVADVTFDVPDVAEVQNRHHWIDANVETFRRIMLPFEEHGPILLPGVTRAVNTGTFAFVLSFLGNNVLGQYDPLLLAEGDDDHGLYFVHPNIRRVADSLDVDYPRFRRWIAFHEVSHAAEFGAAPWLSTHLESRMKRGVDALVDGDLDRDAFRELDTAMTAVEGYAELLMDRAFDDDYEDLRRKLDERRQGGGPVAKIARRVLGLGLKRRQYERGAQFFEYVADERGIAAASRVWDHPENLPTDAELDAPERWIARVSP; encoded by the coding sequence ATGAACCTCCTTCGGAGCGTCAGAGCGGTTGCAGACGCTTCGGCGACCGGGTCCGGCACGATTGACTGGGACGCTGTCGCCGAGGCCGCAAAAGCTGCGACCGACCCGGGGCCACTCAACCTTTCAGCAGCCGAGCGAGCGGGGTACGCGGCCGACGTTCGCGACGCCCGCGACCGACTCAGGGTCGTCGCCGACGTGACGTTCGACGTGCCCGATGTCGCGGAAGTCCAGAACCGTCACCACTGGATCGACGCCAACGTCGAGACGTTCCGCCGTATCATGCTCCCCTTCGAGGAACACGGGCCGATACTCCTGCCGGGCGTCACCCGCGCTGTCAACACTGGGACCTTCGCGTTCGTCCTCTCATTTCTGGGGAACAACGTCCTCGGTCAGTACGACCCGCTTTTGTTGGCCGAAGGTGACGACGACCACGGGCTGTACTTCGTCCATCCGAACATCCGTCGCGTGGCCGACTCACTCGACGTCGACTATCCGCGGTTCCGTCGCTGGATTGCCTTCCACGAGGTGTCGCACGCGGCGGAGTTCGGTGCGGCCCCTTGGCTCTCGACACACCTCGAATCGCGGATGAAACGCGGTGTCGACGCACTCGTCGACGGTGACCTCGACCGCGACGCCTTCCGCGAACTCGACACGGCGATGACGGCGGTCGAAGGCTACGCAGAACTGCTGATGGACCGCGCGTTCGACGACGATTACGAAGACCTCCGTCGAAAACTCGATGAGCGACGGCAGGGTGGCGGTCCCGTCGCGAAAATTGCACGCCGAGTCCTCGGTCTCGGTCTCAAACGCCGCCAGTACGAGCGCGGCGCGCAGTTCTTCGAATACGTCGCAGACGAGCGCGGCATCGCCGCTGCCTCGCGTGTGTGGGACCATCCGGAGAATTTACCGACCGACGCGGAATTGGACGCGCCCGAGCGATGGATCGCACGGGTGTCGCCCTGA